One Poecilia reticulata strain Guanapo linkage group LG4, Guppy_female_1.0+MT, whole genome shotgun sequence genomic window carries:
- the LOC103463511 gene encoding LOW QUALITY PROTEIN: alkaline phosphatase, tissue-nonspecific isozyme-like (The sequence of the model RefSeq protein was modified relative to this genomic sequence to represent the inferred CDS: deleted 1 base in 1 codon; substituted 1 base at 1 genomic stop codon), whose protein sequence is FVILXINTCVVSDVFILITEEELHAEYWNNKAKQALHTALNVQPDVHKAKNLILFLGDGMGMPTVTAARILKGQLKGNSGEEESLVMDTFPHVALSKTYNVDQQMPDSAGTATAYLCGVKANYGTLGVSAAAPLGNCNATFGNEVTSILHRAKSAGKSVGIVTTTRVQHASPAASYAHSADRDWYSDSDLPKEAVQNGCHDIAYQLIHNTXIDVILGGGRTYMLPKDTPDPEYSSVTGDRKDGKNLIDEWAKNKKNAKYVWNKSDFDAVDPRKTDFLLGLFEPKDCRYELERDTSMDPSLTEMTEKAIKILQKNPEGYFLFVEGGRIDHGHHATWAKKALXEAVEFDRAIGRAAELTNELDTLTVVTADHSHVFAFGGYSXRGNSVLGVSRTLAMDKKHFTTAVYGNGPGYQIVNGTLSS, encoded by the exons tttgttattttataaataaatacttgtgTCGTATCC GATGTGTTTATCCTAATCACAGAGGAAGAACTTCATGCTGAATACTGGAACAACAAAGCGAAACAAGCccttcacactgcactgaaTGTTCAGCCTGATGTGCACAAAGCCAAAAACCTCATCCTGTTCCTGGGGGACG GAATGGGAATGCCAACAGTKACAGCTGCCCGGATCCTCAAAGGCCAGCTGAAAGGAAATTCAGGAGAGGAGGAAAGTTTGGTTATGGATACATTTCCTCACGTGGCACTGTCTAAG ACCTATAACGTAGACCAGCAGATGCCAGATAGTGCCGGCACAGCGACGGCATACTTATGTGGGGTAAAAGCCAACTATGGGACCCTTGGAGTCTCTGCTGCCGCTCCACTGGGTAACTGTAATGCTACTTTTGGCAACGAAGTCACATCAATTCTCCACCGTGCCAAGAGTGCAG GAAAATCTGTTGGAATTGTCACAACAACGAGAGTGCAACATGCTTCCCCTGCAGCAAGCTACGCTCACTCTGCAGACAGAGATTGGTATTCTGACTCTGACCTCCCTAAAGAAGCTGTCCAAAATGGYTGTCACGACATTGCTTATCAACTGATTCACAACACARAGATAGAT GTCATTCTGGGTGGAGGTCGTACGTATATGTTACCAAAAGACACACCGGACCCTGAGTACTCATCTGTGACCGGAGACCggaaagatggaaaaaatcTTATTGATGAATgggctaaaaacaaaaag AATGCTAAATATGTTTGGAATAAGAGTGATTTTGATGCTGTCGATCCTCGAAAAACAGACTTCCTCCTAG GTTTGTTTGAACCCAAAGACTGTCGCTATGAGCTGGAGCGAGATACATCTATGGACCCTTCGCTAACAGAGATGACAGAAAAGGCAATCAAGATTCTCCAAAAAAATCCAGAAGGATATTTCCTGTTTGTGGAAG GGGGGAGAATTGATCATGGTCACCATGCCACTTGGGCTAAAAAAGCTCTCYACGAAGCTGTAGAGTTTGACCGTGCAATCGGGCGAGCAGCAGAACTCACCAATGAGCTGGACACACTGACTGTAGTCACTGCTGACCACTCCCATGTCTTTGCTTTTGGAGGATATTCCRCAAGAGGAAACTCTGTTTTGG GAGTTTCTCGTACATTGGCCATGGACAAAAAGCATTTTACCACTGCTGTTTATGGCAATGGACCAGGATATCAGATAGTCAATGGAACTC TTTCATCATGA